The Methanococcoides methylutens MM1 genome has a window encoding:
- a CDS encoding ATPase domain-containing protein has protein sequence MSEVQNLSCCIDGLDEILGGFRKPSTILIAGTAGVGKTTMSLQMLSNAAKNGEKTLYIPLTTETAGKAERLHSIYPFLDENVQIYPISRPAAEKDPLSTLIDIGNVIASENPDRLVIDPITPIGFGFVEQERRRFFYTLDSMLKESNAFVMLTGELLEDQIHGNVASHLTDGIIYLSKENSGYHTAHKLKVLKMLGIEPESRAMCTAREYSYDVSSEGFAAYPRLIVENTDGITETRIKSGIENFDLMLHGGMLAGNSMLIAGEPGTGKSIFGWQFLVEGLKNGEKGIIVTYNELPQQIILEAAKLGCDLQQYVDSGSLKFIHSNPEDIHPDEHATRLKELVESMEATRLVVDGLINLEITFPDVIKLRGYLQRLTSYLKARGVTSVITTELNAEENDRIMSKDASFIMDTLVTVRQVVYSNEVKRYIRILKCKGSKHALNMREYTITDTGIDINCDVIR, from the coding sequence ATGTCAGAAGTTCAAAATTTGTCATGCTGTATCGACGGTCTTGACGAGATCCTTGGAGGTTTCAGGAAGCCTTCGACGATACTGATCGCAGGTACAGCAGGTGTTGGCAAGACCACAATGTCCCTCCAGATGCTATCAAATGCTGCAAAAAATGGAGAGAAGACACTATACATCCCCCTCACAACAGAGACTGCAGGGAAGGCAGAGAGACTGCATTCCATATATCCGTTCCTTGATGAGAATGTCCAGATATACCCTATAAGCAGGCCTGCAGCTGAGAAGGACCCGTTGAGCACACTGATAGACATTGGTAATGTGATCGCATCGGAAAACCCCGACCGTCTGGTCATTGATCCGATAACGCCTATTGGCTTTGGTTTTGTCGAGCAGGAGAGAAGGCGCTTCTTCTACACACTGGATTCAATGCTCAAGGAATCAAATGCTTTTGTCATGCTCACAGGAGAACTTCTTGAAGACCAGATACATGGAAATGTTGCCAGCCATCTTACAGACGGCATCATATACCTTTCAAAAGAGAACTCAGGATACCATACTGCCCACAAACTTAAAGTTTTGAAGATGCTTGGAATCGAGCCTGAAAGCCGGGCAATGTGTACAGCTCGTGAGTACAGTTATGATGTCAGCTCGGAAGGATTTGCAGCATACCCACGACTTATCGTTGAGAACACCGATGGCATTACAGAGACCAGGATCAAGTCAGGAATTGAGAACTTTGACCTTATGCTCCACGGAGGAATGCTCGCAGGCAATAGCATGCTTATTGCAGGTGAGCCTGGAACCGGGAAGAGCATATTCGGATGGCAGTTCCTGGTAGAAGGGCTGAAGAACGGGGAAAAGGGCATAATTGTCACATACAACGAACTTCCACAGCAGATCATACTGGAAGCAGCAAAACTGGGATGCGATCTACAGCAGTATGTTGACTCCGGTTCGCTTAAATTCATCCATTCCAACCCGGAGGACATTCATCCGGACGAGCATGCCACAAGATTAAAAGAACTTGTGGAAAGCATGGAAGCAACGAGGCTTGTTGTGGACGGACTCATTAATCTCGAGATCACTTTCCCTGATGTGATCAAGCTTCGCGGATACCTCCAGAGACTTACATCCTACCTCAAAGCAAGAGGAGTCACATCCGTCATTACAACAGAGCTGAACGCTGAGGAAAATGACAGGATCATGAGCAAGGATGCCTCTTTTATTATGGACACTCTGGTAACGGTCAGGCAGGTTGTATACTCAAATGAGGTCAAGAGGTATATCAGGATACTCAAGTGCAAAGGATCGAAACATGCACTGAACATGCGGGAATATACAATCACGGATACAGGAATCGATATTAACTGTGATGTAATCCGTTAA
- the xseA gene encoding exodeoxyribonuclease VII large subunit, with protein sequence MSMPAYTVTELNNFIKNILTTDPKLNNIWVQGEISNLTKHSSGHYYFTIKDEKSQVSCVSFRSVNRTLRFEPERNMKVLVFGSIDVYTIRGQYQLRVLDMRPDGIGELYKAYEQLKERLEKEGLFAPIHKQSIPKFPKKIGVATSPTGAAIHDILNVIGRRYPVDILLSPTIVQGEKSAESIVRSIELLNRTDVDVIIAGRGGGSLEDLWSFNEEAVARAIFNSEKPIVSAVGHETDFTISDFTADLRAPTPSAAAELVVPDKKEVKRHISNLSVRMESEIGHMISERKRHLEHLREKIEPEHFRDMLRQDYQHLDELTSKLSASIERIVENKTAELRLHASRLNSVSPLNTIGRGYSITISPDNRKIVTEVADVKEEDEVDVVVTDGILECNVRKIRSDRKKYLSFEK encoded by the coding sequence GTGTCGATGCCTGCCTATACCGTTACCGAACTGAACAATTTTATCAAAAATATCCTGACAACCGACCCGAAACTTAACAATATATGGGTACAGGGAGAGATATCAAATCTCACAAAGCATAGTTCAGGACATTATTATTTTACGATCAAGGATGAAAAAAGCCAGGTCAGTTGTGTCAGTTTCAGGTCTGTGAACAGGACACTTCGTTTTGAACCTGAAAGGAACATGAAGGTCCTTGTATTCGGCTCTATTGATGTATACACCATCAGAGGACAGTACCAGTTGCGTGTGCTGGACATGCGCCCGGACGGCATAGGAGAGTTGTACAAAGCTTACGAACAACTCAAGGAGAGGCTTGAGAAGGAAGGACTCTTCGCCCCCATCCACAAGCAGTCCATCCCGAAGTTCCCGAAAAAGATCGGTGTTGCCACCTCCCCCACAGGAGCGGCGATACATGACATACTCAATGTTATCGGACGCAGATACCCTGTCGACATCCTGCTTTCCCCGACAATAGTACAGGGAGAGAAATCCGCTGAAAGTATCGTACGGTCCATAGAACTGCTGAACAGGACCGATGTTGATGTTATTATAGCGGGACGTGGCGGAGGATCCCTTGAAGACCTCTGGTCCTTCAATGAGGAAGCGGTTGCAAGGGCGATATTCAATTCGGAAAAACCTATTGTTTCAGCAGTTGGGCATGAGACTGATTTTACCATATCTGATTTTACTGCCGACCTGCGGGCACCGACCCCATCTGCGGCTGCAGAGCTTGTGGTACCCGATAAGAAAGAGGTCAAAAGGCATATCTCGAACCTGTCCGTGAGAATGGAGAGCGAGATCGGGCACATGATCTCAGAAAGGAAGAGGCATCTTGAGCACCTTCGGGAAAAGATCGAGCCTGAACATTTCAGGGACATGCTAAGACAGGATTACCAGCACCTTGACGAGCTCACGTCAAAGCTGTCAGCATCAATTGAAAGGATCGTGGAGAACAAAACTGCGGAGCTCAGGCTTCATGCATCCAGGCTCAATTCGGTGAGCCCCCTGAACACCATAGGGAGAGGCTACAGTATAACGATATCTCCTGACAACAGGAAGATCGTCACAGAGGTTGCTGACGTAAAGGAAGAAGACGAGGTTGATGTGGTGGTCACCGATGGGATCCTGGAATGTAATGTCAGGAAAATAAGGAGTGACAGGAAGAAATACCTGTCATTTGAGAAGTGA
- a CDS encoding exodeoxyribonuclease VII small subunit, with product MGKGEHMGKTDNNEETCENNIEELTFEEALEELENIVEHLERGQLTLDDSIDTFEKGMKLALLCNRKIEDSEKKIEQLIERNGKLTTEPFSEME from the coding sequence ATGGGAAAAGGTGAGCATATGGGAAAGACGGACAATAATGAAGAGACCTGTGAGAATAATATTGAGGAACTTACATTCGAAGAAGCGCTTGAGGAGCTTGAGAACATTGTCGAACACCTTGAAAGAGGACAACTGACCCTGGATGATAGCATCGACACCTTCGAGAAAGGAATGAAACTGGCACTGCTCTGCAACCGGAAAATAGAGGATTCTGAAAAGAAGATCGAGCAACTTATCGAAAGGAACGGGAAACTTACAACAGAACCCTTCAGTGAAATGGAATGA